CCGTCCTCTCCGGTGCGCCGGTTCCACGAGTCGACGATCGGCGTCCGGCCGTGCACGCGAATCACCAGCACTATGCCGCCGGCCGGGTCGGATGTCGATCCGCGGATCAGCATGACCTCGACGCCCTTTACCCGTCCGGCAGTGCGGATAAAAAGATCCGCCCGGTCGGGACGGTAGTACTCGATCATTCGCTGCACGTCGCTCATCTGCAGTCAGGCGTCGTCCCTGATGCGCTCCTTTGCCTGGGCCAGGTCCTTCCAGTCCTGCCAGCCACCGCAGCCGGCCCTAAGGGCTGCCGGGCTGGCGTTGTTAAGGGGTAGCGGGCTGAGACTCGAATCCCGCCAGCATCGTGCTGAACAGCGTCTCCAGGTTGGTGACCTCTCCGATTCGCCCGAAGAGGTCACCAACGATCTAGACTTACGTGAGCTTCAAGGTCTTGCCGATCATCATCGGCGGTGGGGCAATGGTCTGTGTCGCCCCACCGACACGAACCCCCATGCCTGCGGTAGACGGGTCGTGACGGGTAGGCGCACCGAGTTGTCTTGAGGAAGCCGACGGCGGCGCTAGGCAGAAGATCGCCCGCTCCGGCCGACGCGCCGGGTCGGCCGGAGCGGGCGAATCTGTGGGAGTTGTCAGTAGCGCAGGGCGCGGAGGTTTGCGTAGCTGTCGCAGGCGGACGAGACGCCGTCCGGGCGGGGGCTGTCGTTCTCGGTCAGGTAGAGGCCGACGCCGCTCATCTGGCTGTAGGCGAAGATGCGGGCGAAGTCGATGGTGCCCTCGCCCACGTCGGCGAAGGAGCCGTCGGCGGCCATGTCCTTGACGTGGAACATCGAGAACCGGCCCGGGTACTGCTTGATCAGCTCCACCGGGTCGACGCCGACGCTGGCCGCCCAGTAGAGGTCGAGCTCCATCGCCACCAGGTTCGGGTCGGTCTCGCGGACCAGCACGTCGTAGCCGCGTACGCCGTTCTGGGCGGTGAACTCGAAGCCGTGGTTGTGGTACGCGACGGTGATGCCGGCCTGCTTGAGCGTGGCGCCGACGGTGTTGAGGGTCACGGCCACCCTGGAGTAGTCGGCGAGGGTCCAGGAGCCCGATCCGGAGATGCGGACGTACTTCGCGCCGAACGCCTTGGCGTTGGCGATGACGCCGTCGAGGTTGCTCTGGAGGTCGCCGAGGCCGATCCCGATGGAGGGAACGGACAGTCCGGCGTCGGCCACCAGGGGCGCGAGCGCGGTGGCCGTCCTGCCGTAGAAGTTGTTGACCGCGCCCGAGGGTTCCGCGTTGCGGTAGCCGCAGGCGGCGAGCGCGCCGAGGGTGGCTTCGGGTGCGCTCGACATGGTGGCCCGGACCGTGTAGAGGACGAGGCCGATGCGGTCGTCGGGTAGCGCGCGGGTCCCCGATGCCGGCTGCGGTGTGCCGATCTTGGAGCCGGCCGCCGCTCGTACGATGCTCGCGCTCTCCTCCGGTGTGATGACGTCGTCCTGCCGGAGCGTGTTGGTCAGGCCGCTGACAGTGCTCACGAAGCTGCCGTGGTCGGCGAACGGGGCCTTCGCCCAGACGGCGTCCAGGATGGTGCACCCGTTGCCGAGGTCGCGGTTGGGTACGCCTGAGTCGGCGCCGGCGCGGCCGAAGAAGACCGTGGACGAGGTGGTGTAGCCCCACGGGCAGAGGTCGGCGGCGACCTGTTCCGCGGCGGACGTGTCGGGTTCGGCGGCCGAGGCCGGCGCCGCGGTGAGCGGCAGGAGTGTCGCTGCGAGCAACACGGCGAGGTGACGGGCTCGCGGTCGATGGTGGGACGGGCGGGCGGAGCTGGAGTTCATCGTTTGTCTCCCGGAAGTCGGAGGGGCAGGTGGTCAGGCCACCGAGTGCAGCGCCACGGATGGCGGTTGCTGGAGGCTGTCGGGGCCGCGCCGGGTCGGTGGTGGCGGGGCGGCGTTCCGCCCCGCCACCCGTGACGCTCAGCTCACCGTCACGACCACGATCGA
The nucleotide sequence above comes from Micromonospora sp. NBC_00389. Encoded proteins:
- a CDS encoding sugar phosphate isomerase/epimerase family protein — protein: MNSSSARPSHHRPRARHLAVLLAATLLPLTAAPASAAEPDTSAAEQVAADLCPWGYTTSSTVFFGRAGADSGVPNRDLGNGCTILDAVWAKAPFADHGSFVSTVSGLTNTLRQDDVITPEESASIVRAAAGSKIGTPQPASGTRALPDDRIGLVLYTVRATMSSAPEATLGALAACGYRNAEPSGAVNNFYGRTATALAPLVADAGLSVPSIGIGLGDLQSNLDGVIANAKAFGAKYVRISGSGSWTLADYSRVAVTLNTVGATLKQAGITVAYHNHGFEFTAQNGVRGYDVLVRETDPNLVAMELDLYWAASVGVDPVELIKQYPGRFSMFHVKDMAADGSFADVGEGTIDFARIFAYSQMSGVGLYLTENDSPRPDGVSSACDSYANLRALRY